The nucleotide sequence AAAGCCAACGTCATTGTCACTTTGCCCCCTCTCGTTTTGATCGCCAtttcctattctctctctctctctctctctatacatatatgtgtgtgtgtgtgtggaaccCAATCAATCAACACTCTCCCTGCATCATCACTAGTCACTATTTTCTAATTAGTTGGCTCGCTAAGCAAGCTCTTAATCTCCATACCATTTCCATGGCTTCCATTGCCTCCCCAGCTCTGTTCACCACCCTCCCTCCGACTCTCAACCTCAAATGCACCGCCGCTTCAAGCAGACAACTCCACCACTTCCGGGCCACCGCCGTAAGTTTCCAAAGGGTATGTCATTTCTTTAATGCACGAAACTCCTCGTTTAACACGGCACGGTTTCTATGGCAGGGTGGTGGGCTAAGACTTGTGCCCAGGATTGAGGTCACAAAGGCTGTGGATCAAATGAGAAGCCGCCGCCGCCGTTGCTTTAAGAGCACTGTTTCTTGCTCCATCGTAATGCCAGTCTTTCTTGACATAATGTTAATTAATTCCTCAGTTAATTCAtctccattttctttcaaatatccgttgatatgtacatatatatgggGTATGATTTGTGCAGGCGCAGCCTGAAACTCTGCAGATTGTGCAGGGCACAATCGCCAAGCAACTCTCCATTGATGAAAGCACCGTCGCCCCCCAAACCAAGTTTGCCGATCTGGGTGCCGATTCTCTTGACACTGTGCGTCCTCTCACCATATATAGCTTGTCTTTTCAAACATTGCATGAATCAAAACAATTGTGAGATCGACCTTTTAAGGGTCCAAGTGACGTAAGAGTTGAAGTGTTTACAGAAATTAAGGTCTAGAGTTTGAGTCTCTGGTgaccaatctctctctctccccccttgaAGCTTAATTGGTCACTTTTAAGAGATTAACCCAAGTTTAAAAGTAGAGAATCTAATAATATGATATCACCAAAACCTAATAAAGAGTATATTAATTGGGTGGCCTGCAGGTTGAGATTATGATGGCATTGGAAGAGAAGTTTGGGGTGTCAATTGGAGAAGAGGGAGCAGAGAATATATCCACAGTTCAAGAAGCTGCTGACCTGATAGAGAAAGTGAAggcggctgctgctgctgcctaGCTAATTAGATCATCACCAGTTCTTCATCATCAATTACACACAATGTAGCTAGCTGCCCTCTCAATAACACAACTCAGTCATCAACATCATTTACAAGTTGGGATGATGATTAAGCCAATTAATCACCTTAGCTtgtcattttgattttttttttctggggtATTGTTTTATTATTCAAACCACAAATTTAAACCATGTATGATGAAACCCACCTGCTTGGTTTCAAGTTTTCCTTTGATTAATGTATGAGTAAAACCAACTTTTAATGCCAAATTCATACTTTTGTCTTTActcgaattttttattattttaaatatatctaTCAACCTGATTTTTGGGTCAATTTAAATtctgtattttaatattttttataacactaaaaaaaagataaagtgaaATGATAAAGTTTACGTCATATTTTGTTCGTGTCAAAatacaagagttaaattaatttgaaaatgtaGATTCAaagatataatcgaaataacaagTTTGAGTGGTCATACGAAAAAAGAACGTGAAATATAGGGAGACAAATAAAAAGTATTGGAGtataatcgaaacaataaaaaacTTGGGttgacacaaaaaaaaaaaaataaatgagttaaattgatttgaaaataaagataaatggATGGAATTGAAACAATGAAAAATTCGCATTACCgcataaaaaaaatgtcaaaatagaagggaaaaaaatataagtttaatttggccaatttttatacatatacacatgcatacatacataggTAGTGCAAGAGATAATCATAGCAGCTTCAAATGTAGTTTCATTAACGAGAGAAGATAGAGATTACAGAAGATTATATTTACAAACACAACccaaaaaacaaatagaaatgcACAATTGGGTTATGCTATCCAAATAGGAAATTTAATAACTTTTCATTAGAATGATGTGTTAAAGTGCTACAAACacatcattttctattaaatcttCTGTAGACGGATCAAAACCACCACTCCCACCACCAGCAGCTGTACACAAAAGGGCAGAAGGGATTCCTCCGAAGCTCAGCTCTTGATTCCTCTTTCACAACTCCAGTTAGAAGCATTAATTAATCTTCTGGGCGATAATCACCCTTAATTATCAtaatcatacatatatatgcataatatatagCAAGTAATATtgcatattcatatatatatattatatatatctatttacAAGTGTGAATGACTGCAACTCATGATTTTCACACAAAAACCAGCACTTTCCTCTCTCAATGATCCAAGGCATTCATCACTACCCTGCAACAGATTAACATGCTCATATATTACTAACGAATTAATGCAagcttttaatttgatatatatatatatatatatgtatgtatgtgtgtgtgaacaaatgaaagagataaccAGTCGGAAATGGCCAGACTTCTTGGATCTTCCAGCGGTTCCCTTGCAGATCTTCTCCTTAGCAACCTCTTGAAATCTTCTCGAGCCGAGTTTCCCGTGGCTGGAAGATCGGGAATGTTACCtaacttcctcaaattcttaattttatagAACTAATGAAATAACTTACGGGAAAATGGGGAGGTAGGGGAGGTGGGGCCGGCGGGGGAGGATGGGACGGAGCTGGAGTCGGCGAAGAAGGGGGCGGAGGAACCGCGGTAAGAGGTGGAGGAGTGGCACCGGAGGATAGTGATGGAGCGGGAGATGGGGATGTCGTCGGGGCTATTGATATCGATCACCGGCGGAGAACGGGTGGCAGAGAAAGAGTCATACTTGCGAAGCTTTCCGAGGCCGGAGTCGGGGGTAGGGCCGGCGAGCGTCTCGTCCCAAAGCTTGTGGAGGAAACCCATGTCTTCCTTCTTCTTGTAACAACCGGAATGGCCGGGTGGCTCTTGGCGGCGGTGGCGATGATGATGATCTGCgtgtaattataatatatacagtGGTGGTGCACCACCCGCTGCGACTGTTACGAAGAGATCAGAGATGGGTTAATGCTTATTGGttttattattgataaaatatataatatatatacatataactatAGATAATATTATCTCTGAGCTTTCGCCATTGCCGGCTTCTTATAGAGCTTGAAATGGAGCTTCCACCTCCtccgccaccaccaccactcGCATGCCCTCCTAAAACacaggaagagagagagagagagaggtccaTATCAAATATGGCTTCTTCATTTGCAGCCCTCAAAATCTAAGCAATTTTTGGTTGATAATTACGCTGTGATCTAAAACAAGCCATCTCAAATTTAGGCTTCATTTGGAAGGAgtgaatctcaaaatttcaaattcgttTGTATTGAATTTCACATAAAATTTAGGaattaactaaatatattatattcaataatttaaataaaactaaaaattaaataaaattatatcccAAAGGACTTTGCTTACAATCCTTAGTAGAGTGGCGAGGGTTAGAGTCACTGACAAGGGAGAAACGAGTTATTTTTGTCCATGAACAAAGTTTATACTCAAAACTTCTTagtaaaatttgatttaatattgttgaattctatgaattccattcaattttttcatttcaaacatAAAAAGTTGTAATTGGAAATTGAGTGATGTCTCTCGATAGTCAAGTGGCGAGAGACCTCGCTCGACTAACTTCTCTTAATCACCTGACTCTTTTTTTTAGTTACACACTTGGGTTTTTTAATAGTGTCTCGAATTAGTCTTATGATAGGCTCACTCAATGTGTTGtgggtttatttttttatatttagatttattattaagcataacaaaaataaattcatttatttcaaatagGCGTTTGGTAGTgagattataattttaattatatatattatattacaatatttttgataaaagaaaatttttgtagcaaaaataagaaagatcAAAAAAATTTGGTAGAAACTTTTGGTTGTAACACGATAGATAAGGCTCTTATAAAGAATATAATCATAGATAGAGACGAATATGAATTTACAATTCAAGTAGCCGATCTTATCTAGTATAATTAAGTCTTGTGAACTGTGactattattaataataaagatTAACATTTGGTTAATTTGATGGATTATAGAGTAATTTGgaaattaaaccaaattaattaaatttataatcaaatcaaactgAAATCctgaaaaaacttatttaaccaaaatgaaataaaaaaattaatcaaaatttgtcTATTGGATTCAACAATTCTAGTTTTacgaaacaaaaatataatgtgAACATTCAAGTTTGACATTTGTGGTGACACTCTATATTGATAATCAAATACTCATTGGTGATTATTTCAATGCAATAAATAATCATCCATGAAtatctaataattaatataaaatattactccaagtgttaaatttaaatatttttatttttccacaaAGCCCAGAGGGAGATTAGGTTAAGTCCAATTTCCAAACATTAGCTGTTGGTCATCTAATTTGGGTATAAGTCCAGAACTAACCCTTCAAATATTTGGGCCCGAACTAGGCCACAAGTCTTGTATGGCCCGTTCATGGCccattaagattttttttttatttttatgatataaaatttGCCCATTGGcccattaaaaattaactaggctaataaaatttaaactccTAATtgcttaaataataattaatttcttaaataattttaccgTTACACTAAGTCTCActttgtttagaattttaacgaataaatttaaataaataaactattaCTGTCAAGCATcatctaataaattttatttaacttttttaatatttttttaaacatacaTAAGAGTCGccctctaataattttttaacctaCCAAAAGTTACAATttttaaagattatatatatatatatatagttgcgGACTCAATTTTGGGTCGACgtaagattttattaatgaaGAAATGAGTGAAAAAGCAAGTTATATGCTATATAAATACCGTAATTCATAAAGTTGCTAATAAAATAACTTCATAGGAATCTCTAACTATATTATATGAAACCAAAATTTTTAAGTAAACTCAACAGCACTAAATAGAAAACACTATAGAGATCCTTAAAAGAAATTAGGACGACTAGTTCAATTATTCTCTATAAGtctcttaaattttagaattgttgTCACTTGTCTCTATTCAAGAAGTTATATTCTCAGACTTCACCTCACGGCGAACATGTCTATTCACCCGGAGCCATGAAATAAGCAGACCATGAGTTTTAAATATGACAAGATAGATTCGGGCAAAAAAttagagtgcgattttgttcaccccctttaacgggggtgaacatAACCCTCAGTCCTTTGAGGGTTAAAATTAACAGAGGGACAGTACTTTGACTTGCTATTTGACTGTCTTTCTGTTAATTTTAACTCTCAAAAGACTGAGGGTTATGTTCATCCctgttaaagggggtgaacaaaattgcactcaaaAAATTGACTGTGATCAAAGGACCTCATATGTTTTTGacattataaaaaatgattaataataactttgattttagctataattattataagtttTACCAGCTTAATTATAaggattatttgttaaatttatttgtaagtaTAGCACTTTAATATATGAATAtgactatttcttttttctcataAATTGAGAAACCTTGCACGTTGAAAATGCCCTTTACCAAACACTACAATAAACTTTTCTAAGccaacttgtttttttttttaattgttactTTTCAAATTCAATATTGCAAGTTGATGAATGAAAGGAACAAGttagagaagaaggaagaagaagcctaTGAAGTGGACAAGTTGGGGCCTTTCTTATTGGAAGAAAGGTGGGGAGTTGAATGCCACTTCTTactattttatttgttgtacATTCATTAGGCAACAAGTTGAAGCCAATGCCCTTTCATTCTTCATATCAATCAAATTTTCTCCtccccccaccaa is from Diospyros lotus cultivar Yz01 chromosome 2, ASM1463336v1, whole genome shotgun sequence and encodes:
- the LOC127795894 gene encoding uncharacterized protein LOC127795894, coding for MASIASPALFTTLPPTLNLKCTAASSRQLHHFRATAGGGLRLVPRIEVTKAVDQMRSRRRRCFKSTVSCSIAQPETLQIVQGTIAKQLSIDESTVAPQTKFADLGADSLDTVEIMMALEEKFGVSIGEEGAENISTVQEAADLIEKVKAAAAAA
- the LOC127794849 gene encoding dormancy-associated protein homolog 4-like, with the protein product MGFLHKLWDETLAGPTPDSGLGKLRKYDSFSATRSPPVIDINSPDDIPISRSITILRCHSSTSYRGSSAPFFADSSSVPSSPAGPTSPTSPFSPTGNSAREDFKRLLRRRSAREPLEDPRSLAISDWVVMNALDH